One region of Mycolicibacterium insubricum genomic DNA includes:
- a CDS encoding heme-binding protein: MRPAIVGALVLGAAGLFGTAAAGADPAGEPERPPNCTAADFAGIASGVAASTSAYLFTHPEVNDFYTGLHGRSSEEMPTAVREFFDAHPQEHAELRGIRQPLTDFRARCGYTGIEQSGE; encoded by the coding sequence ATCCGCCCGGCGATCGTCGGCGCCCTGGTACTGGGCGCGGCCGGGCTGTTCGGCACCGCGGCGGCGGGCGCAGATCCCGCCGGCGAACCAGAACGCCCACCGAACTGCACGGCCGCCGATTTCGCCGGCATCGCCTCCGGCGTCGCCGCGTCCACCTCGGCGTATCTGTTCACCCACCCCGAGGTCAATGATTTCTACACCGGGCTGCACGGTCGCTCCAGCGAGGAGATGCCCACCGCCGTCCGCGAATTCTTCGATGCCCACCCGCAGGAGCACGCCGAGTTGCGGGGGATCCGCCAGCCCCTGACCGACTTCCGCGCCCGCTGCGGATACACCGGCATCGAGCAGAGTGGGGAATGA
- a CDS encoding DUF5642 family protein, with protein sequence MRIVVIGVLMMALVGCGSPGPAPDAPTSSTATVAPTGIDPVRIKRIRAELPEGFEVADVAPDANLAGLAGYGRDWVADPPACAGLLGPRETAETRGLSASGTGGTVYVTVMPVSGDPVEAEPTDGGPPARGTAPLAEPAGDCSAWTMSYQHSTARVQPAEAPQIDGATTAGLRADSVTAVESAARTESTIRWLTAEHDDQLVAVTVITTPGNEEGPLTDDYAAGLLVKAVAVLHR encoded by the coding sequence ATGCGGATCGTCGTGATCGGTGTGCTGATGATGGCGCTGGTGGGGTGTGGTTCACCGGGCCCGGCCCCGGATGCTCCCACGTCGTCGACCGCCACCGTCGCACCGACCGGGATCGACCCGGTGCGCATCAAACGGATCCGCGCCGAGCTGCCCGAGGGCTTCGAGGTCGCCGACGTGGCGCCCGACGCCAATCTGGCCGGGCTGGCCGGCTACGGGCGCGATTGGGTGGCCGACCCGCCCGCATGCGCTGGGCTGCTCGGTCCCCGGGAAACGGCCGAGACCCGGGGACTGTCGGCCTCGGGCACCGGGGGCACGGTGTACGTCACCGTCATGCCCGTTTCCGGCGACCCCGTGGAAGCTGAACCCACCGACGGCGGGCCTCCTGCTCGCGGAACTGCACCGCTCGCGGAACCCGCCGGTGACTGCAGCGCCTGGACCATGAGCTACCAGCACTCCACCGCCCGGGTGCAGCCCGCAGAGGCACCGCAGATCGACGGCGCGACGACGGCGGGTCTGCGGGCCGACAGCGTGACCGCGGTGGAATCCGCCGCCCGCACCGAATCCACCATCCGCTGGCTCACCGCCGAGCACGATGACCAACTGGTCGCGGTCACGGTCATCACCACGCCGGGAAACGAGGAGGGTCCGCTGACCGACGACTACGCCGCGGGCCTGTTGGTCAAGGCCGTGGCGGTGTTGCACCGGTAG
- a CDS encoding alpha/beta fold hydrolase, with protein MRRRAARSTRRYYSRGSRSGGLSMSMPGLVLVHGGGFSADCWDPTIDAIRQAAPELGVLAVNLPGRAGRPAPPPGSVIDGWVDAVCIDIDTAGLDRVVVVGHSMAGLTVPRVVSRLGGSRVPETILAGAFVPPAGCTLADTLTGPFRFIARRYARTGRSRDVPVALARFGFTNGMTAAQRSFTLERMCTEPPSVLIEKAVNPGAPDGTISTWILTRRDRALSVRAQQRGIAALGGVDAVIPIDTGHMLMISAPDRLAQILLDSCRRYT; from the coding sequence GTGCGCCGTCGCGCCGCGCGCTCTACCAGGCGGTACTACAGTCGCGGGAGTAGGTCAGGGGGCCTGTCGATGTCGATGCCGGGGCTGGTGCTGGTGCACGGCGGGGGGTTTTCCGCGGACTGCTGGGATCCCACGATCGACGCAATCCGTCAGGCGGCGCCCGAACTCGGCGTTCTCGCGGTGAATCTGCCCGGGCGGGCCGGCCGCCCTGCGCCACCGCCGGGGTCGGTGATCGACGGCTGGGTCGACGCGGTGTGCATCGACATCGACACGGCGGGGCTTGACCGCGTGGTGGTCGTCGGCCATTCGATGGCGGGTCTGACCGTGCCCCGGGTGGTTTCGCGACTCGGCGGGTCGCGAGTACCGGAGACGATCCTGGCCGGCGCCTTCGTCCCGCCGGCCGGCTGCACCCTGGCCGACACCTTGACCGGTCCGTTCCGGTTCATCGCCCGTCGCTACGCCAGGACGGGCCGCAGCCGCGACGTCCCGGTTGCGCTGGCCCGTTTCGGCTTCACCAACGGAATGACCGCAGCGCAGCGAAGTTTCACCCTGGAACGCATGTGCACCGAGCCGCCCAGCGTACTGATCGAGAAAGCGGTGAATCCGGGCGCGCCGGACGGCACGATTAGCACCTGGATTTTGACGCGGCGGGATCGGGCGCTCTCGGTTCGGGCGCAGCAGCGGGGGATCGCCGCGCTCGGTGGCGTCGACGCGGTGATCCCGATCGATACCGGTCACATGTTGATGATCAGCGCGCCCGACCGGCTGGCGCAGATTCTGCTCGACAGCTGCCGTCGCTACACGTGA
- a CDS encoding arginine deiminase encodes MLHRPGAELLRLTPRNNDRLLFDGLPWVSRAQEEHDAFADLLRSRGVEVLLLGDLLTEAMSSGAARMHGISAAVDARRLGLPLAQELSAYLRTLDATELADVLMAGMTFTELPIDHSQSLVVRMHHGGDFVIDPLPNLLFTRDSSFWIGARVAITSLAMPARMRETSLTDLIYAHHPRFLGVRRAYESRSAPVEGGDVLLLGPGVVAVGVGERTTPAGAEALARSLFDDNLAHTVLAVPIAQERAQMHLDTVCTMVDVDAVVMYPNIVDTLAAYTIVRTGDGLRIGQARPFVEAAAEAMGIEKLRVIDTGLDAVTAEREQWDDGNNTLALAPGVVVGYERNSQTNARLADAGIEVLPIEASELGTGRGGPRCMSCPISRDPV; translated from the coding sequence ATGCTGCACCGGCCGGGCGCCGAACTGCTGCGGTTGACCCCGCGCAACAACGACCGGCTGCTGTTCGACGGGCTGCCGTGGGTGTCGCGCGCGCAGGAGGAACACGATGCGTTCGCCGACCTGCTGCGCAGTCGCGGTGTGGAGGTGTTGCTGCTCGGAGACCTGTTGACCGAGGCGATGTCCAGCGGTGCCGCCCGGATGCACGGCATCTCCGCGGCCGTCGACGCCCGACGGCTGGGATTGCCGTTGGCGCAGGAACTTTCGGCGTACCTGCGGACCCTGGACGCCACTGAACTGGCCGACGTACTGATGGCCGGGATGACGTTCACCGAACTGCCGATCGACCACAGTCAGTCGCTGGTGGTCCGCATGCACCACGGCGGGGACTTCGTCATCGACCCGCTGCCGAATCTGCTGTTCACCCGGGACTCGTCGTTCTGGATCGGCGCGCGGGTGGCGATCACCTCGCTGGCGATGCCCGCCCGGATGCGCGAAACCTCGCTGACCGACCTGATCTACGCGCACCACCCGCGGTTCCTCGGCGTCCGCCGGGCCTACGAGTCCCGCTCGGCGCCGGTCGAGGGCGGCGACGTGCTGCTGCTCGGCCCGGGCGTGGTCGCCGTCGGTGTCGGTGAACGGACCACGCCCGCGGGCGCGGAAGCCTTGGCGCGCAGCCTGTTCGACGACAACCTGGCGCACACCGTGCTGGCCGTGCCGATCGCCCAGGAACGAGCCCAGATGCACCTGGACACCGTGTGCACCATGGTCGATGTCGACGCCGTGGTGATGTACCCGAACATCGTCGACACGCTGGCGGCCTACACCATCGTGCGGACCGGGGACGGCCTGCGCATCGGGCAGGCCCGCCCGTTCGTCGAGGCCGCCGCCGAGGCGATGGGCATCGAGAAGCTGCGGGTGATCGACACCGGGCTGGACGCGGTCACCGCCGAGCGGGAGCAGTGGGATGACGGCAACAACACCCTCGCACTGGCACCGGGCGTCGTCGTCGGCTACGAGCGCAACAGCCAGACCAACGCGCGGCTGGCCGACGCCGGGATCGAGGTACTGCCCATCGAGGCCTCGGAGCTGGGCACCGGCCGCGGCGGCCCGCGCTGCATGTCCTGCCCGATCTCCCGCGACCCGGTCTGA
- a CDS encoding aminodeoxychorismate synthase component I — MHIERLADLGPAPAVLRRLSVATARRGLPGPAALTGDWFGSRALIAPSLATAECAPAAVFEAGPTIDGPPGAVGGGWLGYLSYPDPGADARGPRIPVAAGGWTDSLLRRDADGTWWYECLSGALMPGWLSGALAADEPDGDWHIDWHAPDPRAHRAGVLACLEAIAAGEVYQACVCTQFTGRLTGSAWAFFADAVAATDPARGAFLAGPWGAVASLSPELFLSRRGELLTSSPIKGTVAAAADPAALRASVKDVAENVMIVDLVRNDLSRVARTGSVTVTELLAIKPAPGVWHLVSTVTAQVAAAVPMRDVLEATFPPASVTGTPKRRARELLTGWEPHRRGIYCGTVGIASPLAGTELNVAIRTVEFDAVGRAVLGVGGGITADSDPDAEWDECLHKAAPTLELTCSDGSCRAESAPAGRAR; from the coding sequence ATGCACATCGAGCGGCTCGCCGACCTGGGCCCGGCCCCGGCGGTGCTGCGTCGGCTCTCCGTGGCGACGGCTCGGCGCGGGCTACCCGGGCCCGCGGCGCTGACCGGCGACTGGTTCGGCTCCCGCGCGCTGATCGCCCCCAGCCTGGCGACCGCCGAATGCGCGCCGGCGGCGGTCTTCGAAGCGGGCCCGACGATCGACGGCCCGCCGGGTGCCGTCGGCGGCGGCTGGCTGGGCTACCTGTCCTATCCGGACCCCGGCGCCGACGCCCGCGGGCCCCGCATCCCGGTGGCGGCCGGCGGCTGGACCGATTCGCTGCTGCGCCGCGACGCCGACGGCACGTGGTGGTACGAGTGCCTGTCCGGCGCACTCATGCCCGGCTGGCTGTCCGGCGCCCTGGCCGCGGACGAACCGGACGGCGACTGGCACATCGACTGGCACGCCCCCGATCCTCGCGCGCACCGCGCCGGGGTGCTGGCCTGTCTGGAGGCCATCGCCGCCGGGGAGGTCTATCAGGCCTGCGTCTGCACGCAGTTCACCGGCCGGCTGACCGGGTCGGCGTGGGCGTTCTTCGCCGACGCGGTCGCCGCGACCGACCCGGCCCGCGGGGCGTTCCTGGCCGGACCGTGGGGCGCGGTGGCCTCGCTGTCGCCGGAGCTGTTCCTGAGCCGCCGCGGTGAACTGTTGACGTCGAGCCCGATCAAGGGCACCGTCGCCGCAGCCGCCGACCCGGCGGCGCTGCGCGCCTCGGTCAAGGACGTCGCCGAGAACGTGATGATCGTCGATCTGGTCCGCAACGACCTGAGCCGTGTGGCACGCACCGGCTCGGTGACCGTCACCGAGCTGCTGGCGATCAAGCCGGCACCGGGTGTATGGCATCTGGTCTCGACGGTGACCGCTCAGGTGGCGGCGGCGGTGCCGATGCGCGACGTGCTGGAAGCCACCTTCCCGCCGGCCTCGGTGACCGGGACCCCGAAGCGCCGGGCCCGCGAACTGCTCACCGGCTGGGAGCCGCACCGACGCGGAATCTATTGTGGCACAGTCGGTATTGCCTCACCACTGGCGGGCACCGAGCTCAATGTGGCGATCCGGACCGTCGAATTCGACGCCGTCGGCCGGGCCGTCCTCGGCGTCGGCGGCGGCATCACCGCGGACTCCGACCCGGACGCCGAATGGGACGAATGCCTACACAAGGCCGCACCCACGCTTGAGCTCACGTGTAGCGACGGCAGCTGTCGAGCAGAATCTGCGCCAGCCGGTCGGGCGCGCTGA
- the rsmI gene encoding 16S rRNA (cytidine(1402)-2'-O)-methyltransferase — protein sequence MTGGRLILGATPLGRPEDASARLCELLGSADVVAAEDTRRLRTLAAALGVTVTGRVISLFDANEAARVPALLAEISAGATVLTVSDAGMPLISDPGYRLVAAAVEAGMPVTCLPGPSAVTTALAVSGLPADRFCFEGFAPRRDGARRSWLAQLAAEPRTVVFFESPRRLPELLAVAAEVLGPDRRAVVCRELTKTHEEVVRGTLAELVDWAADGVLGEITVVLAGATPAADPDALVAEVNALVDDGMRVKDACAQVVAAHPGAPSRRALYQAVLQSRE from the coding sequence ATGACCGGCGGCCGACTGATCCTGGGCGCCACCCCGTTGGGTCGGCCCGAAGACGCCTCCGCGCGGCTGTGTGAGCTGCTGGGCAGCGCCGACGTCGTCGCCGCCGAGGACACCCGCCGGCTGCGGACGCTGGCGGCCGCCCTGGGTGTGACCGTCACCGGCCGGGTGATCAGCCTGTTCGACGCCAACGAGGCCGCCCGGGTGCCCGCGCTGCTGGCCGAGATCTCCGCCGGGGCGACGGTGCTGACGGTCAGCGACGCCGGGATGCCGCTGATCAGCGACCCGGGATACCGGCTGGTGGCGGCGGCCGTCGAGGCCGGGATGCCGGTCACCTGCCTGCCCGGCCCGTCCGCGGTGACGACGGCGCTGGCCGTCTCCGGTCTGCCCGCCGACCGGTTCTGCTTCGAGGGGTTCGCCCCGCGGCGCGACGGGGCCCGGCGCAGCTGGTTGGCACAGCTGGCCGCCGAGCCGCGCACGGTGGTGTTCTTCGAGTCCCCGCGCCGGCTGCCCGAGCTGCTGGCCGTCGCGGCCGAGGTGCTCGGGCCGGATCGCCGGGCGGTGGTGTGCCGGGAGCTGACCAAGACCCACGAGGAGGTGGTCCGCGGCACCCTGGCCGAGCTGGTCGACTGGGCCGCCGACGGGGTGCTCGGCGAGATCACCGTCGTGCTCGCCGGTGCTACCCCGGCCGCCGACCCCGACGCGCTGGTGGCCGAGGTGAACGCGCTGGTCGACGACGGCATGCGGGTCAAGGACGCCTGCGCGCAGGTGGTCGCGGCCCACCCCGGTGCGCCGTCGCGCCGCGCGCTCTACCAGGCGGTACTACAGTCGCGGGAGTAG
- a CDS encoding RNA polymerase sigma-70 factor, producing MTGPDHPRRIDAEDQHAERFTLLRPLLFTIAYEILGSATDADDVLQDSYLRWAEVDLAQVRDTKSYLAQLVTRQALNALRAAGRRREDYVGPWLPEPLLVDRQQTAADAAEDVLLAESVSMAMLVVLETLSPDERAVFVLHDVFGFEHAEIASAIGKSAAAVRQLAHRARSHVQSRRRRFEPVDAAMSAELVTSFFAAAATGDVQTLMAMLAPDVVWTADSDGKASAARRPVRGAEQVARLVVGLVRLGGPGARVEPAMYNGAPAFVLYLDDRLEGVVTVELTDGLITNFYVMRNPEKLGGVLVPRPIGR from the coding sequence ATGACCGGGCCGGATCACCCACGGCGGATCGACGCCGAGGACCAGCACGCCGAGCGGTTCACCCTGCTGCGGCCGCTGCTGTTCACCATCGCCTACGAGATCCTCGGGTCGGCCACCGATGCCGACGACGTGCTGCAGGACAGCTACCTGCGATGGGCCGAGGTCGATCTGGCGCAGGTCCGCGACACCAAGTCCTATCTGGCGCAGCTGGTCACCCGTCAGGCGCTCAATGCGCTGCGGGCGGCCGGCCGGCGCCGCGAGGACTACGTCGGGCCGTGGCTGCCGGAGCCGCTGCTGGTGGACCGGCAGCAGACCGCCGCCGACGCGGCCGAGGACGTCCTGCTCGCCGAATCCGTCTCGATGGCGATGCTGGTGGTGTTGGAGACCCTCTCGCCCGACGAGCGGGCGGTGTTCGTGCTGCACGACGTGTTCGGCTTCGAGCACGCCGAAATCGCCTCGGCGATAGGGAAATCCGCGGCCGCGGTCCGGCAGCTGGCGCATCGGGCCCGATCCCACGTCCAGTCCCGTCGGCGGCGGTTCGAACCCGTCGACGCCGCGATGTCGGCCGAGCTGGTCACCAGCTTCTTCGCCGCCGCGGCGACCGGCGATGTGCAGACCCTGATGGCGATGCTGGCTCCCGATGTGGTGTGGACCGCCGACAGCGACGGCAAGGCCAGCGCCGCGCGGCGGCCGGTGCGCGGTGCCGAGCAGGTGGCCCGGCTCGTCGTCGGTCTGGTGCGACTCGGTGGGCCGGGCGCGCGGGTGGAACCGGCCATGTACAACGGCGCGCCCGCGTTCGTGCTGTACCTCGATGACCGGCTGGAGGGCGTCGTCACCGTCGAACTGACCGACGGCCTGATCACCAACTTCTACGTGATGCGCAATCCGGAGAAGCTGGGCGGCGTCCTGGTGCCCCGGCCCATCGGGCGCTGA
- a CDS encoding NAD(P)/FAD-dependent oxidoreductase, whose amino-acid sequence MTAHTSIVVIGGGYAGVLAANRLQAHPDVTVTLINPRPEFVERIRLHQLAAGSDDAVAGFEQVLHPDIRLVVDTAVRIDAETARVSLASGGELDYDYLVYAVGSSFTAPQSVPGVDEFACSVAEFEQARRLRARLQALPAGAPIVVVGAGLTGIETAAELAELGRPVTLIGDTLAPSLGEGARAAVGRRLGKLGVALRLGPEVRRVDGHGVSLSDGSRIPAAITVWTAGFAVPQLAAESGLATDRIGRLLTDETLTSIDDERIVACGDAVNPSGVPLRMSCQAAIPLGAQAANTILARLAGTAPAPVDQAFTGQCISLGRRFGTVSIHHRDDSPRRAYIGGRTAAVIKELVCRTTITALRREARKPGSAFYFRGGEPIRAQRAATAAQLVTP is encoded by the coding sequence ATGACCGCCCACACGTCCATCGTCGTCATCGGCGGCGGGTACGCCGGCGTCCTGGCCGCCAACCGGCTGCAGGCGCATCCCGACGTCACTGTCACGCTGATCAATCCCCGACCCGAGTTCGTCGAACGGATCCGGCTGCATCAGCTCGCCGCCGGCAGCGACGACGCGGTGGCAGGCTTCGAGCAGGTGCTGCACCCGGATATCCGGCTGGTGGTCGACACCGCCGTACGTATCGACGCCGAGACGGCCCGGGTGTCACTCGCCTCCGGAGGCGAGCTGGACTACGACTACCTGGTGTACGCCGTCGGCAGTTCCTTCACCGCACCGCAATCGGTGCCCGGCGTCGACGAATTCGCCTGTTCGGTAGCCGAATTCGAGCAGGCCCGCAGGCTGCGTGCCCGGCTGCAGGCGCTGCCCGCGGGTGCGCCGATCGTGGTGGTCGGAGCCGGGCTCACCGGCATCGAGACCGCCGCCGAACTCGCCGAGCTCGGCCGGCCGGTGACCCTGATCGGTGACACGCTCGCGCCCTCGCTGGGCGAGGGGGCAAGAGCCGCGGTCGGCAGACGGCTGGGCAAACTCGGGGTCGCTCTGCGCCTGGGGCCCGAGGTCCGTCGCGTCGACGGGCACGGGGTGTCACTGTCCGACGGATCCCGGATTCCGGCCGCGATCACGGTGTGGACGGCCGGGTTCGCGGTACCCCAGCTGGCCGCGGAGTCCGGGCTGGCCACCGACCGGATCGGCCGGCTGCTCACCGACGAAACGCTGACCAGCATCGACGACGAGCGCATCGTCGCCTGCGGTGACGCGGTCAACCCGTCGGGGGTGCCGTTGCGGATGAGTTGTCAGGCGGCCATTCCGCTGGGCGCCCAGGCCGCCAACACCATCCTGGCCCGGCTGGCCGGAACGGCCCCGGCACCCGTCGACCAGGCCTTCACCGGCCAGTGCATCAGCCTGGGCCGGCGCTTCGGGACCGTGTCGATCCACCACCGCGACGACTCCCCCCGTCGCGCCTACATCGGCGGGCGCACCGCGGCGGTGATCAAGGAGCTGGTCTGCCGCACCACAATCACCGCGCTGCGCCGCGAGGCACGCAAGCCCGGCAGCGCGTTCTATTTCCGCGGAGGCGAGCCGATCCGGGCGCAGCGGGCCGCGACCGCGGCACAATTGGTGACACCATGA
- a CDS encoding dolichyl-phosphate-mannose--protein mannosyltransferase, with amino-acid sequence MTAASPQLSERTEPTERNVPMISPAPLVPLADFGPVDRMQGALMALVIGALAAISRFLMLRSPTDAGTPVFDEKHYAPQAWQLLHNSGVEDNPGFGLVVHPPLGKQLIAIGEALFGYNSLGWRFTGAVLGVVLVVLVARIARRLSRSTMVGAIAGILLICDGVSFVTARTALLDGYLTVFVVAAFGALLVDRDQVRERLHIALLEGRIADTPWGPRLGVRWWRFGAGVLLGCAFATKWSGLYFIAFFSVMTLAFDVAARRQYRVPRPWLGTLVRDLGPLSWVMLVIPFAVYLASYAPWFASETAINRYQVGQTIGERQWWQPPDAIRSLWYYTYKAYSFHAGLTNSAGNHHPWESKPWTWPMSLRPVLYAIDRQDVAGCGSASCVRVEMLAGTPALWFLAVPVLAYTAWRTFVRRDWRYAAVLTGYCAGWLPWFADIDRQMYFFYAAPMAPFLVLGIALICGDILYRPPGMTRERRTLGLIVVCVYVAAVFTNFVWLFPVLTGVPISQHTWDMEIWLPSWQ; translated from the coding sequence ATGACCGCCGCCAGCCCGCAGCTTTCGGAGCGCACCGAGCCGACGGAGCGCAACGTACCCATGATCAGCCCGGCGCCCCTGGTCCCCCTTGCCGACTTCGGCCCGGTGGATCGGATGCAGGGCGCGCTGATGGCGCTGGTGATCGGCGCGCTGGCGGCCATCTCGCGGTTCCTGATGCTGCGCTCCCCGACCGATGCCGGCACGCCGGTCTTCGACGAGAAGCACTACGCTCCGCAGGCCTGGCAGCTGCTGCACAACTCCGGCGTCGAGGACAACCCCGGGTTCGGGCTGGTGGTGCACCCGCCGCTGGGCAAGCAGCTCATCGCCATCGGCGAGGCACTGTTCGGCTACAACTCGCTGGGCTGGCGGTTCACCGGCGCCGTGCTCGGTGTGGTGCTGGTGGTGCTGGTGGCCCGGATCGCGCGACGGCTGAGCCGTTCGACGATGGTCGGTGCGATCGCCGGCATCCTGCTGATCTGCGACGGCGTCAGCTTCGTCACCGCGCGCACCGCCCTGCTCGACGGGTACCTGACGGTCTTCGTCGTCGCTGCGTTCGGTGCGCTGCTGGTGGACCGGGACCAGGTCCGGGAGCGGCTGCACATCGCGCTGCTGGAGGGCCGCATCGCCGACACCCCGTGGGGCCCGCGACTGGGCGTGCGGTGGTGGCGCTTCGGCGCCGGGGTGCTGCTCGGGTGTGCGTTCGCGACGAAGTGGTCGGGGCTGTATTTCATCGCGTTCTTCTCGGTGATGACGCTGGCTTTCGACGTCGCCGCCCGTCGCCAGTACCGGGTGCCGCGCCCGTGGCTGGGCACCCTGGTGCGTGACCTCGGCCCGCTGTCCTGGGTGATGCTGGTGATCCCGTTCGCGGTCTACCTGGCGTCCTACGCCCCGTGGTTCGCCTCCGAGACCGCGATCAACCGCTACCAGGTGGGCCAGACCATCGGCGAACGGCAGTGGTGGCAGCCACCGGACGCGATCCGCTCGCTCTGGTACTACACGTACAAGGCCTACAGCTTCCACGCCGGGCTGACCAACTCCGCGGGCAACCACCACCCGTGGGAGTCCAAGCCGTGGACCTGGCCGATGTCGTTGCGCCCGGTGCTCTACGCCATCGACCGCCAGGACGTGGCCGGCTGCGGCTCGGCGTCGTGCGTGCGGGTGGAGATGCTGGCGGGCACCCCGGCCCTGTGGTTCCTGGCGGTCCCGGTGCTGGCCTATACGGCCTGGCGGACGTTCGTGCGCCGGGACTGGCGCTACGCCGCGGTGCTGACCGGCTACTGCGCGGGCTGGCTGCCCTGGTTCGCCGACATCGACCGGCAGATGTACTTCTTCTACGCCGCCCCGATGGCGCCGTTCCTGGTGCTCGGGATCGCGTTGATCTGCGGCGACATCCTCTACCGACCACCCGGGATGACCCGCGAGCGCCGGACCCTGGGTCTGATCGTGGTCTGCGTGTACGTCGCGGCGGTGTTCACCAACTTCGTCTGGTTGTTCCCGGTACTGACCGGGGTGCCCATCTCTCAGCACACCTGGGACATGGAGATCTGGCTGCCGTCCTGGCAGTAA
- a CDS encoding DUF5642 family protein — MRTYAVVLLGAGLLAGCTTSSDTHADISKIAGVKASFGPEYKVNVVPVTGIDPARIGSGQKLPDGMVFDPPACAKLSENPSAPADLNGNMSSVIAEGGGVRYIVIATETSQPLPSNDPGPDCQKVNFAGNGVRGTVQVVDAPQIDNATTLGKHVVMQITNNGKPQTGETYTYTADFGDYRVLVTANPTVVPDKPTVPVDTERAKGLLTAGVAAITG; from the coding sequence ATGCGAACTTACGCGGTTGTGCTGCTGGGTGCGGGGCTGTTGGCCGGCTGCACCACGTCGTCGGACACCCACGCCGACATTTCCAAGATCGCCGGCGTCAAGGCCTCGTTCGGGCCGGAATACAAGGTCAACGTGGTGCCGGTCACCGGCATCGACCCCGCCCGGATCGGCTCCGGGCAGAAACTGCCCGACGGGATGGTGTTCGACCCGCCGGCCTGCGCCAAACTCAGCGAGAACCCGTCGGCCCCGGCGGACCTGAACGGGAACATGTCCTCGGTGATCGCCGAGGGCGGCGGGGTGCGCTACATCGTCATCGCCACCGAGACGTCGCAACCGCTGCCGTCCAACGATCCCGGGCCGGACTGCCAGAAGGTCAACTTCGCCGGCAACGGCGTGCGGGGGACCGTCCAGGTCGTCGACGCCCCGCAGATCGACAACGCCACCACCCTCGGCAAGCACGTGGTCATGCAGATCACCAACAACGGGAAGCCACAGACCGGCGAAACCTACACCTACACCGCCGATTTCGGTGACTACCGGGTGCTGGTGACGGCCAATCCGACGGTGGTGCCGGACAAGCCGACGGTTCCGGTGGACACCGAGCGGGCCAAGGGATTGCTGACCGCCGGGGTCGCCGCGATCACCGGCTGA
- a CDS encoding alpha-ketoglutarate-dependent dioxygenase AlkB, whose product MSVAVQGALFDSEHRRPLAGGAWIDVRPGWFDAPAALFDELLAAVDWRAERRRMYERTLDVPRLCSFVDLTTSEAPHPVLKGLRRRLNDAYAGELGEPFTTAGLCLYRDGDDSVAWHGDTIGRGRTADTMVAIVGLGAGRTFALRPRGGGSSLRIRHGHGDLLVMGGSCQRTWEHAIPKTSRAVGPRISIQFRPRGVR is encoded by the coding sequence GTGTCCGTTGCCGTGCAGGGAGCATTGTTCGACTCCGAACACCGCCGCCCGCTGGCCGGCGGCGCGTGGATCGACGTGCGCCCCGGCTGGTTCGACGCCCCGGCCGCGCTGTTCGACGAGTTGCTGGCCGCCGTCGACTGGCGGGCCGAGCGCCGCCGGATGTACGAGCGGACCCTCGACGTGCCCCGGCTGTGCAGCTTCGTCGATCTGACCACCTCCGAGGCGCCGCACCCGGTGCTCAAGGGGCTGCGCCGTCGTCTCAACGACGCCTACGCCGGCGAACTCGGCGAGCCGTTCACCACCGCCGGCCTGTGCCTGTACCGTGACGGTGACGACAGCGTGGCCTGGCACGGCGACACCATCGGCCGTGGCCGCACCGCCGACACCATGGTCGCCATCGTCGGCCTGGGCGCCGGCCGGACCTTCGCGTTGCGGCCGCGCGGCGGCGGCTCATCGCTGCGGATCCGGCACGGCCACGGGGACCTGCTGGTGATGGGCGGCAGCTGCCAGCGGACCTGGGAGCACGCGATCCCCAAGACCAGCCGGGCGGTCGGGCCGCGGATCAGCATCCAGTTCCGCCCCCGCGGCGTGCGGTGA